The following are encoded together in the Salvelinus fontinalis isolate EN_2023a chromosome 38, ASM2944872v1, whole genome shotgun sequence genome:
- the LOC129838019 gene encoding zinc finger protein ZFP2-like gives MDYVSSAEPDVDAFICTECGDGFRRYLDLVKHITVHERLRTHERTDSFPLDSLPNGFQVPREYALHENGTFIVVDRSGPSNNPSSVKQPSSTPSPYQNSKTIVLTTKPAKTDLRVNTVSHSQCRSVSPLKQYRCETCGKSFNNQLSLQHHQQYRNLEQGYKCTLCCKIFTDKEWLREHLQEHAHEIFYCCGQCGKRFLKQETLYAHQKERHGSLGLKQMGKSDNGEENIIQKTYHCKKCNLCFFWLSDLQSHLLSHSKDKPLSVNSSSKIEQQSQKDELSHTIEYSDSTPTDVTKQYSSSTPTTDVTKQYSSDVTVDEKTHNGKSDSKTPSSFRPYRCGLCGDRFQQLTDLKEHHLTHQTQEEIDKLNKDSESQRVVKKWQRYTRIECIITKAPARKGGRPPLYKKGSGTKLHPCKHCHRVFSHSSSLSRHNRSHKGTLHTCVLCGKHFPQRCDVRRHIAMYHKPELEKKPSLKYLALHSKPDGGSQLNSDVLEQNASSEGKPKKSLDSVVAELDSDNGEDQQTTSTGEVSAAPKVRRNYKCDECGKKFGLLCVYQRHLRYHKREPGSEMVKCPHCPSRFRSSSALGRHLEIHPSQSRGETDMEGQASPTADSNPDLDSDQDNVKDLVGHGDIDDVKGGNGEKIGPAEVLYECTECTETFSSLQKFLKHQSSHGSDNLG, from the coding sequence ATGGATTACGTAAGCTCCGCTGAACCAGATGTTGATGCCTTCATCTGCACAGAATGTGGGGATGGCTTCAGGCGCTACCTTGACTTGGTTAAACACATTACTGTTCATGAACGACTCAGAACTCATGAACGAACAGATTCATTTCCCCTTGACAGTTTACCCAATGGGTTTCAAGTTCCCCGTGAGTATGCTCTCCATGAAAATGGAACTTTCATAGTGGTTGACAGATCTGGACCATCAAACAACCCTTCTTCTGTCAAACAGCCATCTTCAACTCCTTCACCTTATCAGAATTCAAAGACCATTGTACTTACAACTAAGCCAGCAAAAACTGATCTACGTGTTAACACAGTATCTCACTCCCAGTGCCGCAGTGTCTCTCCTCTAAAACAGTACCGATGCGAAACATGTGGAAAATCGTTTAACAACCAGCTGAGTTTACAACACCATCAACAGTATCGGAATTTAGAGCAAGGTTATAAGTGCACCTTGTGTTGCAAGATCTTCACAGATAAAGAGTGGCTAAGGGAACATCTCCAAGAACATGCCCATGAAATATTTTACTGCTGTGGTCAGTGTGGAAAACGCTTTCTGAAACAAGAGACCCTGTATGCTCATCAAAAAGAGCGGCATGGATCGCTGGGGCTCAAACAAATGGGGAAGTCAGACAATGGTGAAGAGAacataatacagaaaacatatcaCTGTAAGAAGTGTAATCTGTGTTTTTTCTGGCTCTCCGACTTGCAGAGCCACTTACTCAGTCATTCCAAAGACAAACCATTATCTGTGAACTCTTCATCTAAAATCGAGCAACAGTCTCAGAAAGATGAGCTATCACATACCATCGAGTACAGCGACAGCACCCCTACCGATGTTACTAAACAGTACAGCAGCAGCACCCCTACTACCGATGTGACCAAACAGTACAGCAGTGACGTAACTGTTGATGAGAAGACCCACAATGGCAAATCTGATTCCAAAACACCATCCTCTTTCAGACCATACCGCTGTGGTTTGTGTGGAGATCGCTTCCAGCAGTTAACAGACTTGAAGGAGCATCATCTTACCCATCAAACACAGGAAGAAATTGACAAGTTAAATAAGGATTCAGAGTCACAAAGAGTTGTAAAAAAGTGGCAAAGGTATACTCGCATTGAGTGCATCATAACAAAAGCACCTGCAAGGAAGGGAGGAAGGCCCCCACTTTATAAAAAAGGCTCTGGGACAAAATTACATCCATGCAAGCACTGCCACCGTGTATTCAGTCACTCTAGTAGTCTGTCTCGGCACAATAGATCCCACAAGGGGACTCTTCACACTTGTGTTCTCTGTGGGAAACATTTTCCACAACGCTGTGATGTCCGGAGGCATATAGCCATGTATCACAAACCTGAATTAGAGAAGAAGCCAAGTCTTAAGTACTTGGCATTGCATTCTAAACCAGATGGTGGTTCCCAATTGAATTCTGATGTGTTGGAACAGAATGCGTCATCTGAAGGAAAACCCAAGAAGTCTTTAGACAGTGTTGTAGCAGAATTGGACAGTGACAATGGTGAAGATCAGCAAACCACATCTACTGGAGAAGTGTCCGCTGCTCCTAAGGTACGGAGGAACTACAAGTGTGACGAATGTGGGAAAAAGTTTGGGCTGCTGTGTGTGTACCAACGGCATTTGCGGTACCACAAAAGGGAACCAGGTAGTGAAATGGTTAAGTGCCCTCACTGTCCAAGTCGCTTCCGGAGTTCTTCTGCTCTAGGGCGCCATCTTGAGATTCACCCAAGTCAGTCAAGGGGGGAAACGGACATGGAAGGACAGGCATCTCCCACTGCTGACTCCAATCCAGACCTGGACTCTGACCAAGACAATGTAAAGGATTTAGTGGGTCATGGGGACATTGATGATGTCAAGGGTGGGAATGGTGAAAAAATTGGTCCAGCAGAGGTGCTGTACGAATGCACTGAGTGTACAGAGACTTTTTCCTCCTTGCAGAAGTTTCTGAAGCACCAGAGTTCTCATGGGTCCGATAACCTTGGATAA